Proteins encoded in a region of the Methanofollis tationis genome:
- the nrdD gene encoding anaerobic ribonucleoside-triphosphate reductase, with translation MPKVRSSEGHIFDWDRSRIVAQIVKETRLVEEFYGYVGATQEQAEEIARTVEDRIRKLGLRALSGPLIREIVNITLLEQGMVQYRNVCTRVGTPVFDAHLIDVGRGFEAHDNANLQENAETSHKKKADKISKEQYLLQLPPELADRHLAGDLHIHDLEYFGSRPFCLDGSTVVPVVSAGRHRTLRLDDVPFEGDEYFPSDLAVLTPGGSGPVQKITRRPVGEGEVLRVRTSSGKSVLATRDHRIPVLTGNTMTIKKAGEVQEGDLLYGLGKTTALRGDAVSSIDLVREFGVTVPPETQETIFVRGARPLFDRVAEIDGSYVGISRALGIEHRKEWFTRGTMPLPTFRTFCEHYGITDAGDLRIGVAGSRHELPAVLPVTPALCRLLGFFVSEGNYDVVPGSTYNLAITENHQSGAIIADVRTVLGGYATLSGGEPEETEIYGVRVMRDRAMQVYFGGKLGWLLFRYVFAVPEGAANKRLPWLVWHLDDELLGEFLSALFTGDGSAYYRSEKSDCIVNYTTVSTSLRQELSLLLASLGMHPRVVELYADDDERTTLYRLQINGAENIRTFSRLVRFLDDRQAHIDRFCVEVRPIACSRGGETVVSIGEAAPTGAYVYDLFLDGDGSEESHTFYASDGLLVHNCQDWDLRYFFYYGLMPDGNGTKASVAGPAKRAEVAVLHAVKALGSAQTNFAGGQGYYNFLSFMAPYFEGMAYDEIKQLMQMFVYEMTQMMVARGGQLVFSSVQLSPGVPSLWKEKPCVYKGKVWDGTQAPKRTYGEFEREVRLLFKAMMEVMLEGDSWGKPFSFPKPEVSIEPDFMDEDEEFNRDHPDLPTYRDLYLLTFELASKFGTPYYDNQLPSYRGAGNGISCYQCCAYQFSATFDKDSEFEEKLFFRDGKHFSMGSWQVVSINCPRAAFRAEGDDQRLFAELKALMDVAVEVFTIKRRWMETIRTNGRMPFAMQRPKDPNTGERGQVAVDLTGLVYTIGVVGVNEMVQHHTGSQLHESKAAFRLAVRAMTELELYAREISQRTGMTIALARTPAETTGQRFAVADMLEEQFRTAALTVMKGDVETAVAECGTTRDLPVYYTNGTHVAPGAPVPLTKRMEIEHVFFPIVDGGNIFHIWLGEARPDPRGLMDMAMNLCKKTQIGYFAFTRDLTVSLKRYKDYHGGRKVPGQLEVEAPTEA, from the coding sequence ATGCCGAAGGTCCGCTCGTCCGAGGGGCATATCTTCGACTGGGACCGCTCCAGGATCGTCGCCCAGATCGTGAAGGAGACCAGACTCGTCGAGGAGTTTTACGGGTATGTGGGGGCGACGCAGGAGCAGGCCGAAGAGATCGCCCGGACGGTCGAGGACCGGATCCGAAAACTGGGTCTGCGCGCCCTCTCCGGCCCCCTGATCAGGGAGATCGTGAACATAACCCTCCTTGAGCAGGGGATGGTGCAGTACAGAAACGTCTGCACCCGCGTCGGCACCCCGGTCTTCGACGCCCACCTCATTGACGTCGGGCGGGGGTTCGAAGCGCACGACAACGCCAACCTGCAGGAGAATGCCGAGACCTCGCATAAGAAGAAGGCCGACAAGATCTCCAAGGAGCAGTACCTCCTCCAGCTCCCGCCCGAGCTCGCCGACCGCCACCTTGCTGGCGACCTCCATATCCACGACCTCGAATACTTCGGATCCAGGCCGTTTTGTCTTGACGGCAGCACCGTCGTCCCGGTCGTCTCCGCCGGGCGGCACCGGACGCTGCGGCTCGATGATGTACCGTTTGAGGGTGACGAGTATTTCCCGTCTGACCTCGCCGTCCTCACGCCCGGTGGGTCCGGGCCGGTGCAGAAGATCACGAGGCGCCCGGTGGGGGAGGGGGAGGTGCTCCGCGTCCGCACCTCCTCGGGAAAAAGCGTCCTTGCGACGCGTGACCACCGGATCCCGGTGCTGACCGGCAATACCATGACGATCAAAAAGGCCGGCGAGGTGCAGGAGGGCGATCTTCTCTATGGCCTCGGTAAGACAACAGCGCTCCGTGGCGACGCCGTCTCTTCGATCGATCTGGTCCGTGAGTTCGGCGTCACCGTCCCCCCCGAAACCCAGGAGACAATCTTCGTCCGGGGTGCACGGCCCCTCTTCGATCGTGTGGCTGAGATCGATGGGAGCTATGTGGGAATATCCCGGGCGCTCGGCATCGAGCACCGCAAAGAATGGTTCACCCGCGGCACGATGCCCCTCCCGACGTTCCGCACCTTTTGTGAACACTATGGCATCACCGATGCCGGCGACCTCCGGATCGGTGTCGCCGGCAGCCGGCATGAACTGCCCGCCGTCCTGCCGGTCACCCCTGCGCTCTGCCGCCTCCTTGGTTTCTTTGTTTCTGAAGGGAACTACGACGTCGTCCCGGGCAGCACCTATAACCTCGCCATCACCGAAAACCACCAGTCGGGGGCGATCATCGCCGACGTTCGGACGGTGCTTGGCGGGTATGCGACCCTTTCAGGCGGCGAACCGGAGGAAACCGAGATCTATGGGGTCAGGGTGATGAGGGACCGGGCGATGCAGGTCTATTTCGGGGGAAAACTCGGCTGGCTCCTCTTCAGGTACGTCTTTGCGGTCCCTGAAGGGGCGGCGAACAAGCGTCTTCCCTGGCTTGTCTGGCACCTCGACGACGAACTTCTCGGTGAGTTCCTCTCCGCCCTCTTCACCGGCGACGGTTCGGCGTATTACCGATCGGAGAAATCCGATTGCATCGTCAATTACACTACAGTATCCACGTCCCTGCGGCAGGAACTCTCGCTCCTCCTCGCCTCGCTCGGCATGCACCCCCGGGTCGTCGAACTCTATGCCGACGACGACGAACGCACGACGCTGTACCGCCTCCAGATCAACGGTGCGGAGAATATCCGCACCTTCTCACGCCTGGTGCGGTTCCTCGACGACCGTCAGGCGCACATCGACCGCTTCTGTGTGGAGGTGCGGCCGATCGCATGTAGCCGCGGCGGCGAAACGGTCGTCTCGATCGGCGAGGCCGCACCCACGGGGGCTTATGTCTATGATCTCTTTCTGGATGGGGACGGTTCTGAGGAGAGTCACACCTTTTACGCTTCAGACGGACTCCTCGTGCATAACTGCCAGGACTGGGACCTCCGTTACTTCTTCTACTACGGCCTGATGCCCGACGGCAACGGCACGAAGGCGAGCGTGGCCGGTCCGGCGAAACGCGCCGAGGTCGCCGTCCTCCATGCAGTCAAGGCCCTCGGGAGCGCCCAGACGAACTTTGCCGGTGGGCAGGGCTACTACAACTTCCTCTCCTTTATGGCTCCGTACTTCGAGGGGATGGCCTACGACGAGATCAAGCAGCTGATGCAGATGTTCGTCTACGAGATGACCCAGATGATGGTCGCCCGCGGCGGGCAGCTCGTCTTCTCCTCGGTCCAGCTCTCCCCGGGCGTCCCCTCGCTCTGGAAAGAGAAGCCCTGCGTCTACAAGGGCAAGGTCTGGGACGGTACACAGGCACCGAAACGGACCTATGGCGAGTTCGAACGGGAGGTCCGCCTCCTCTTCAAGGCAATGATGGAGGTGATGCTCGAAGGGGACTCCTGGGGCAAGCCCTTCTCCTTCCCCAAGCCCGAAGTCTCTATCGAGCCCGACTTCATGGACGAGGACGAAGAGTTCAACCGGGATCACCCCGACCTTCCCACCTACCGCGACCTCTACCTGCTCACCTTCGAACTGGCAAGCAAGTTCGGCACCCCCTATTACGACAACCAGCTCCCGTCGTACCGAGGGGCCGGGAACGGGATATCGTGCTATCAATGTTGCGCCTATCAATTTTCCGCTACATTCGATAAAGACTCTGAATTTGAAGAAAAACTCTTTTTCAGGGACGGAAAGCACTTCTCTATGGGTTCATGGCAGGTCGTCTCGATCAATTGTCCACGCGCCGCCTTCAGAGCCGAAGGGGACGATCAGCGGCTCTTTGCCGAACTGAAAGCTCTCATGGACGTCGCCGTCGAGGTCTTCACGATCAAACGGCGCTGGATGGAGACGATCCGGACGAACGGCCGGATGCCCTTTGCGATGCAGCGCCCCAAAGACCCGAACACGGGAGAGCGCGGGCAGGTGGCCGTCGACCTCACCGGCCTCGTCTACACGATCGGCGTCGTCGGCGTGAACGAGATGGTGCAGCACCACACGGGCAGCCAGCTCCATGAATCTAAGGCGGCGTTCCGTCTGGCGGTTCGGGCGATGACCGAACTGGAACTCTACGCCCGCGAGATCTCGCAGCGGACCGGGATGACCATTGCCCTCGCCCGCACCCCTGCCGAGACGACGGGGCAGCGTTTCGCCGTTGCCGACATGCTCGAAGAACAGTTCAGGACGGCCGCCCTCACGGTGATGAAAGGCGACGTCGAGACTGCGGTGGCCGAATGCGGGACCACCCGGGATCTCCCGGTCTATTATACGAACGGCACCCATGTGGCGCCCGGCGCTCCGGTCCCGCTCACCAAACGGATGGAGATCGAGCACGTCTTCTTCCCGATCGTCGACGGCGGCAACATCTTCCATATCTGGCTCGGCGAGGCCCGCCCTGACCCTCGCGGCCTGATGGACATGGCGATGAACCTCTGCAAGAAGACCCAGATTGGCTACTTCGCCTTCACCCGGGACCTCACCGTCTCCCTGAAACGGTATAAAGACTACCACGGCGGCCGCAAGGTTCCCGGGCAGCTGGAGGTAGAAGCTCCGACAGAGGCCTGA